The DNA segment GTTAGAAACCAAGCTATTCCTGCTAGCCAATCTCCAGAATTAGATGTCGTGGAAGAGGCTTTTACTTCTCAAAACTGGATCGTAAGAATCTATAAAGTCAAAGACTTAGACAACATTGGTAGAGATTTACATTCTGCTGCAAAATTCgataaatcttcttctcAACAAaccaaaagaaagagaattatAAAGAAACCATCATTAGATTTAAGAGAATAAGCAACAGGTAATTCAAATCATAAGTATATATTTCGCTATATAGGTGTATTGAATAAACAAAGCAAATACTAGAAAGCATATCTCCTCTTTTTATGGTTATCACATGATTGCAActcaaatttataaattagCGAGGTCCCTACAGCTGGTAATTTTACAACTTCATATCGTTGCTTATTGTGGTAGAACCTACAAACATGGGTATCTTGGATTTAGAAGGACATTTGATCTTCTATAGATCGTACCATTTCAATCATACAAATGTTagtattcatttattttgtaTCCcgattattttattttcaaccATGGCATTCCTAAGCCCTGTGAATTTATTTGGCAAAGAGTATCCATACTTTAATTTGGGAGCTGCCTTAGCATGGGGTTATGGTTTGTACTATTCTATACTTGATTGGCAATTAGGAATACCATCAATGGCATTGCTAGGCTCTTTGGCGTATGTGTTCAAGGCcgtttatttgaatttgaataacaTTTCCGCTATAACCCAAAAGCAGTTCATACAATATGCAATTGCTCTTCATATTCTCTCATGGTTAGCTCAGTTTTATGGGCATGGTGTTCATGAAAAGAGGGCACCTGCATTATTGGACAATTTATTACAAGCGATTGTATTGGCACCATTTTTTGTGTCATTTGAAATAGCATTCTGGCTTGGTTATAAATTGGATTTAAAAAAGAGAATGGATAATGGGGCAGGCAGGAGAATCATggaaataaaacaaaaagaagCTGCTGCTGTTGCACAAAGGACAAATAGTTAGTCTTTGTTATTTCTAGGTGTAATAAATTTACTCGACTTCTTTAGTTTTGAGTCCTTGAGATATTCATCGTACTTCATCGAAACTTCCTTTTCGTAGAGAGACGTTCCCTGTAACTGATTTCCGATGGCTTGAAATATGTTAGTATCCTAATCGAAAGTTTTTGGTAAATTTTATACATACTTAACCATCCAGGCCGGACATTATGATCTCTTCCGAAGATTTCTAATTTTCTAGAGTGAGTTCCCACGATTCTTTCAAcaatatcatatatttcatCCGGTTTCCTCAGAGTTTCCCTAGTTCCGCTAACAATCACATCGATATCCATTAACCTATTAATCCACGGTGGGTCCCCTTTGATGCCCACGAGCAAGTGCTCTTTAGAATGATTTAGCCAATGGCCGGTTCTACCGGTTACAATAGTACgcttcaattgattcaacTTAATCCAAATCATTTCATCCGCTATAGTGTAACCCCAATTTTGCAATGCTTGACGACCAATTTCGATTGCCCTTCCGGTAACCCAAAGTAATATTAAGCCTTCATCTTGCAACTCGTGCATAGGTAATGATAAAAGTTCGAAATCTTTACATGTTCCATACGGCAAGGACATATGGATATCCCACGCTGGATCCGAAACAATGACTGCAAATTTTCCTAAAATCAGAAACGGAAGATATCTAACGTCACAATTGATCCATTGCGCAGGTATTTGTTTCCTTTGGTACTCTGTATAACATTCGCCCACGGTATACTCATGGTCTGATGGGCGTTTAGTAATACCCTGCTCGTGATCGTCTTGTTTGGTAGTAATTGGAAACAAACTATAGTAATGCAAGTAGCGGCAGGTTTTCATCTTGTGACATGTATCCAAATACGAACAGTCTCCTAAGTATAAATCGGtatgattatttaaaattggcAAGTAATGTATCTTTGTTTGAGAACATTTGAGTATTTCAGGTTGAACCACGTTGTGAGCTTGATGTATGATCTTGTGGACATACAGCAATTCAGGTAAACCCAGTTTTAGTAATTCTCTTTTAAGGCAAACGCTAGATAATATGTGAGAATGATGTGGATCATCGCATATTTCGTAATAAGGCTTACTTCTTGTTTTCAATTGGACTTTCTCTTGTGCTAAGCTAATCAGAGCTATCGGCTTTGTCAAAAGATTATCTAGCATTGGCAAATCTATATTCACTTCAAGATTCGAACCATAGTTAGTAGGTCTTTCCTCCTTAATGGTGGTTTGCAATGGCTGTTCCAAGAaggaaattaaaaaatcatATTTGCTTTTATATTGATCCATAGAGAGTTGATTGCTTTCTTTGTATGTGGATTCCTTTATCTGCAAACTgttcaatctttctttaaGAATGGCTAAGCGTTGCCAATTGATCCATTTGAGACATGGTTCGGTTATTGAAGTTGTAGTCTCATTCCAATTGTATTCTTgtaaatcaatatcaaattctaATGCACGACCGCTAATTTCATATAACTTGAGTACTAAGCTTATAAATGCTAGGAATGTATAGCTGGACCCTGTCCCATTCTTTTcgttatatttattgaataagttATGTATAACACAAAGTTTCCCTCTTATTGGATCCTGAATCAAATCTTCCTTCGATTCCAAGATGAAATTCGTTATTGTTTCTAAAGCGCCTCGCATCGTTAAGTAATATCAATTTGCGAACAACAATAATTGAATCACTATACAATGAACAGTAGAAAAAAGATAGgacaataaaaatatttggctGTGAAAAAGTGTGAAAATAGCGAAAATCTGAAACAATCAtattaaaaaaagaaatatggcgtattatataaatatacaaaatacTCGTACTAAATACAAACACTAAATGACTTATATAACAAAAAGtatgtaaataattttctaaAGGAAATCAAAACTAAAATGTTGGGAAAAAAATACGAATTATGGAACATAATAAAACAAGTCGTAAATTAGCACCATTAAAATCCGAAAGGATTATCAGGTGTGGCAGCTTGAAGATTAGCTCTTCTTGCGCCCGTAGATTGGCTTTGTAAGGTAGATGGAGCGTTACCAAATCCCGCACCTGTAGGTTGTGATTGTAAAGGCTGGAATTGATGTTGCTGACCAAATGTTGTCGTGGGAAATTGCGCTTGGGGCTGGTTAAATGTATTTGATCCATTAATGCCCGTATTTTGGAACATATTCGACAATTGGTTCATATCAGGTTGCTGCTGGAACTGGTTGAATGAtggttgttgttgttgttgctgttgttgttgctggATACCGAAACTAGTTTGTGGCATCATCTGTGGTTGACCAAAAGAAGGCTGTTGTTGCATATTAGGTTGGAAGCCACCAGGCATCTGGTTGCCAAACGAAGGTTGTTGCAGcatattgttattaattGACTGGAATCCTCCAGTAGCTTGTCCCCCAAATGATGGTTGTTGCTGCATGACATTAGGCTGAAATCCACCAGTGGTCTGTCCTCCCATTTGTTGGAACATATTCAGAGTGTTCTGCATACCAAATGATGTTTGTGGCATCATAACAGGGTTCGATTGACCAAAGCTGGTCTGAGGCATCATGCCTCCGGTAATTTGGCCACCGGTTCTCTGTGCTGGAACCATAGGACCGGTTCTTTGCAAAGATAATGACTGGCCCCCAAATGACGTAGATGGCATCCCACCAGTAGCTTGACCTGTCATCATTGGTGCTTGGCTAGTCATCATTGGTGCTTGGCCAGTCATCATTGGTGCTTGACCAAATGAGGTTTGAGGAAGTGTCACATTACCAGTTTGCAATGGTTGGAATGCAGGTTGACCAAAAGTTGTTTGCGGAATGTTGTTGCCAGTTTTTTGTTGCTGACCAGTTGCTTGCCCCGTAAAAGTGGTAGCACCAGTTTGTAATGGAACAATTCCAAAAGTAAGTTGAGGTTGCAAAATTCCCGTTGCTTGGATTGGGATAAATCCAGTTGGTTGAGCAGTTATTGGCATAAATCCAGTCGGTTGAACAGGCATAAGACCACCCG comes from the Debaryomyces hansenii CBS767 chromosome B complete sequence genome and includes:
- a CDS encoding DEHA2B04576p (similar to uniprot|P25338 Saccharomyces cerevisiae YGL010w), encoding MGILDLEGHLIFYRSYHFNHTNVSIHLFCIPIILFSTMAFLSPVNLFGKEYPYFNLGAALAWGYGLYYSILDWQLGIPSMALLGSLAYVFKAVYLNLNNISAITQKQFIQYAIALHILSWLAQFYGHGVHEKRAPALLDNLLQAIVLAPFFVSFEIAFWLGYKLDLKKRMDNGAGRRIMEIKQKEAAAVAQRTNS
- a CDS encoding DEHA2B04598p (weakly similar to uniprot|P41833 Saccharomyces cerevisiae YGL192w IME4 probable mRNA N6-adenosine methyltransferase); the protein is MRGALETITNFILESKEDLIQDPIRGKLCVIHNLFNKYNEKNGTGSSYTFLAFISLVLKLYEISGRALEFDIDLQEYNWNETTTSITEPCLKWINWQRLAILKERLNSLQIKESTYKESNQLSMDQYKSKYDFLISFLEQPLQTTIKEERPTNYGSNLEVNIDLPMLDNLLTKPIASISLAQEKVQLKTRSKPYYEICDDPHHSHILSSVCLKRELLKSGLPELSYVHKIIHQAHNVVQPEILKCSQTKIHYLPILNNHTDLYLGDCSYLDTCHKMKTCRYLHYYSLFPITTKQDDHEQGITKRPSDHEYTVGECYTEYQRKQIPAQWINCDVRYLPFSILGKFAVIVSDPAWDIHMSLPYGTCKDFELLSLPMHELQDEGLILLWVTGRAIEIGRQALQNWGYTIADEMIWIKLNQLKRTIVTGRTGHWLNHSKEHLLVGIKGDPPWINRLMDIDVIVSGTRETSRKPDEIYDIVERIVGTHSRKLEIFGRDHNVRPGWLSMYKIYQKLSIRILTYFKPSEISYRERLSTKRKFR